From a region of the Archocentrus centrarchus isolate MPI-CPG fArcCen1 chromosome 18, fArcCen1, whole genome shotgun sequence genome:
- the LOC115796781 gene encoding uncharacterized protein LOC115796781 isoform X2 — MKGKQYREKMICRILLLLILTSCVSGSFVVNVTQTSYQAEENHNITLEWMFTTNPDRSINSLKIICELSTDHRSSVLYHVHEGVEVSESQDAKFSGRVQSDKDALREGRIRLQLSRLRTDDSGLYLCEVNTDDGFSVGRCQLSVNAAADQLQPQRPTSSPEAESCGWTTFFLVVGLTAAALFVCLLVVCLCSGIRKRKRRQKTAESPESLGKTSSTKDSHTLTSDLLPQNKLLNKM; from the exons ggagaagatgatctgcaggatcctgctgctcctcatcctcacctcatGTGTCTCTG GATCATTTGTAGTCAATGTGACACAGACCTCCTATCAGGCAGAGGAGAACCACAACATCACACTGGAGTGGATGTTCACCACCAACCCTGACAGATCCATCAATTCACTGAAGATCATCTGTGAACTATCTACTGATCATAGATCCTCAGTCCTGTATCATGTTCATGAAGGTGTTGAGGTGTCAGAGTCTCAGGATGCAAAGTTTTCAGGACGAGTCCAGAGTGACAAAGACGCCCTCAGAGAAGGACGAATCAGACTTCAGCTGTCCAGACTCAGGACTGATGACTCGGGTCTGTACCTGTGTGAGGTCAACACTGATGATGGCTTCAGTGTTGGAAGATGTCAGCTGAGTGTTAATG CAGCTGCTGATCAGCTCCAGCCTCAGAGACCGACCTCGAGTCCAGAAGCAGAGAGCTGTGGATGGACCACCTTCTTCCTTGTAGTGggactgacagcagcagctctgtttgtctgtctgcttgttgtttgtttatgttcAGGAattagaaagagaaaaagacgcCAGAAAACTGCTGAGTCACCAGAGAGTTTGGGGAAGACTTCTTCCACTAAAGACTCTCATACTTTAACATCTGATTTATTGCCACAAAATaagttattaaataaaatgtaa
- the LOC115796781 gene encoding uncharacterized protein LOC115796781 isoform X3, whose translation MKRKQYQEKMICRILLLLILTSCVSGSFVVNVTQTSYQAEENHNITLEWMFTTNPDRSINSLKIICELSTDHRSSVLYHVHEGVEVSESQDAKFSGRVQSDKDALREGRIRLQLSRLRTDDSGLYLCEVNTDDGFSVGRCQLSVNAAADQLQPQRPTSSPEAESCGWTTFFLVVGLTAAALFVCLLVVCLCSGIRKRKRRQKTAESPESLGKTSSTKDSHTLTSDLLPQNKLLNKM comes from the exons ggagaagatgatctgcaggatcctgctgctcctcatcctcacctcatGTGTCTCTG GATCATTTGTAGTCAATGTGACACAGACCTCCTATCAGGCAGAGGAGAACCACAACATCACACTGGAGTGGATGTTCACCACCAACCCTGACAGATCCATCAATTCACTGAAGATCATCTGTGAACTATCTACTGATCATAGATCCTCAGTCCTGTATCATGTTCATGAAGGTGTTGAGGTGTCAGAGTCTCAGGATGCAAAGTTTTCAGGACGAGTCCAGAGTGACAAAGACGCCCTCAGAGAAGGACGAATCAGACTTCAGCTGTCCAGACTCAGGACTGATGACTCGGGTCTGTACCTGTGTGAGGTCAACACTGATGATGGCTTCAGTGTTGGAAGATGTCAGCTGAGTGTTAATG CAGCTGCTGATCAGCTCCAGCCTCAGAGACCGACCTCGAGTCCAGAAGCAGAGAGCTGTGGATGGACCACCTTCTTCCTTGTAGTGggactgacagcagcagctctgtttgtctgtctgcttgttgtttgtttatgttcAGGAattagaaagagaaaaagacgcCAGAAAACTGCTGAGTCACCAGAGAGTTTGGGGAAGACTTCTTCCACTAAAGACTCTCATACTTTAACATCTGATTTATTGCCACAAAATaagttattaaataaaatgtaa